A segment of the Methanobrevibacter arboriphilus JCM 13429 = DSM 1125 genome:
ATAGACACTATAGCTTTTCCCGAAGCAATAAATTCTACCCCACCTAATGATTTAGTTTGAGCAATTGTTAATGCATTCGTCATATAAGGTTCTGCTGTTAAAATACCTGTCAGATATCCAAAAACATAAGCTACAAAAATAGCACCTATAAAATTAAAAACCCAACTAATAATCCAATTTTTAGTTAAGCCAGAAAAGGTAGACTTTCCTGATAATACTCCAACAGTCATATACATAACATTACCTGTGAAAAGTTCAGAACCTGCTATAATAACAAACATTAAGCCAACTGGAAATACAGCTCCAAAAAATAGTTTTATCAATCCTGGTGGAAATCCAGCTGCTGACATACCCCCAGTAACAATTTCTGCCAACATACCTCCAAAAGCAATGTAAGCACCAGCAAGAAAACTTAAAATAATAACATTACTTAATGGAGATTTCTCTTTTAGCTCTGCAATACCTTCAATAACTTTAGCAGTGTCAACAGGACTTTTGAAAGATGAACTCATAATATCCTCCTTTAGATGAAATAATCTATAAAGTAATTTAATATACTATTATTTAATCTACTTTATCTTTAAACATACTATCATAAATAATTATTTAATATTCAACTTAAAACATAGAATATAAAAGAATATAACAATATTTTATAACAATATTTTTTATTATAAAATATAATTCATTATAATGATTAAATAATTGATTAAACATACTTTAAAATTATAAATAAAGAATATAATAAACTAAATCTTAATAAACCAAACTAAATCTTGATAAACCAAATTTATAAATATTATTCAAAATAATATAAATAATAAAACTAAAAATAAATTATAAAAAAATAAATTATGAAAAATTTGTAT
Coding sequences within it:
- a CDS encoding formate/nitrite transporter family protein, which produces MSSSFKSPVDTAKVIEGIAELKEKSPLSNVIILSFLAGAYIAFGGMLAEIVTGGMSAAGFPPGLIKLFFGAVFPVGLMFVIIAGSELFTGNVMYMTVGVLSGKSTFSGLTKNWIISWVFNFIGAIFVAYVFGYLTGILTAEPYMTNALTIAQTKSLGGVEFIASGKAIVSITWDQAFLRGIACNWLVCLAVYLALASDDIIGKIFGIWFPIMAFAALGFEHSVANMFFIPIGIILGKVTWYQFIVNNLVPVTIGNIIGGAIFVGVLYWYVYLRDNKLKA